Within the Setaria viridis chromosome 3, Setaria_viridis_v4.0, whole genome shotgun sequence genome, the region CAAAGGTAATCGGGAACTTCGTCCCTGACGACACTGTTAATGACGAGGGGCTCGCTGTGCCATCCGTAAGGTGCCTTGCATCCTTGTTGAATGCACCTAGCTACAATTGGGGCAGGGACAAGCACCCATCTTTGCCGCTGGAGAAGCTGGTGGTGTACCGGGCAAATGTGGCTTTGTTCACCAAGGACAAGTCGAGCGGGTTGCCAGAGAATGTTGCCGGTACTTTCTCTGGGTTGGCTGCAAAGGTAGAACACTTCAAGAGTCTTGGCGTCAATGCGGTTTTGCTGGAGCCAGTGTTCCCGTTCCACCAGGTGAAGGGACCATACTTCCCATACCATTTCTTTTCACCGATGAACTTGTATAGCAGTGAACGTTCTAGTCTCTCAGCTATCAGGTCTATGAAGGATATGGTCAAGACAATGCACAGACATGGAATAGAGGTTCTCTTGGAGGTTGTTTTCACGCATACTGCTGAAGGAGGAGCAGAGTGTCAGATGATATCGATCCATGGCATCGATGGTTCATCATACTACATTGCTGACGGGATTGTTGGATGCAAGGCAAGCGTATTGAATTGCAATCATCCAGTGACTCAGAGGCTGATTTTGGACAGCCTCCGCCATTGGGTGCTTGATTTCCATGTTGATGGGTTTTGCTTCATCAATGCCCCTTTCCTTGTCAGAGGTCCAGGTGGTGAGGGCCTGTCGCGGCCTCCCCTTCTTGAAGCCATAGCATTTGACCCTGTTCTTTCAAAGACTAAGATCATTGCAGATCCTTGGTCTCCACTTGACATATCTAATGTGCAATTTCCATTCCCTCATTGGAAAAGATGGGCTGAGATGAACACAAGATTCTCTATGGACGTGCGCAAGTTTCTCAAGGGAGAAGCACTTATTAGTGATCTTGCTACACGCTTGTGTGGCAGCGGGGACCTATTTTCCTCAAGGGGCCCAGCATTTTCGTTTAATTATGTGTCCAGGAATTCTGGACTTACTCTTGTTGATCTTGTGAGCTTCAGCAGTGATGAGCTTGGTTCTGAGTTCAGCTGGAATTGTGGTGAAGAAGGACCATCAGAGAACAATGCAGTCCTCCAAACGAGGCTAAGGCAGATACGCAATTTCTTGTTCATTCTATTTGTTTCCCTTGGTATTCCTGTTCTGAACATGGGTGACGAATGCGGACACTCTACTGCTGGTTCAACATCATACGAGGATAGAGGGCCTCTGAACTGGAAAGCCTTGAAGACCATTTTTGTTAAGGAAGTTACTGGGTTTATTTCATTTCTATCTGCACTAAGGAGTCGACGAGCAGACATTTTTCAGAGAAGAGAATttctaaaacttgaaaatataCATT harbors:
- the LOC117849859 gene encoding isoamylase 2, chloroplastic isoform X2, translated to MASSLPAPPAPPHASWRGLLPPRRPPARSGPLLARAAARSCRYRFRTDDDGVVDVAVAGEDGGGGAGYAVAVEVPARGREGGLVLRAEGSGEGIPLAPSPAPGGGALAAELSYGGARAPFHVSFLLADAAGAEIRTHRGTSFRVPVGVGRGRPAPLGLSLSGDGAANFAVYSKSAKGVVLCLFDGRGAGGGDEPALEIELDPYVHRTGDVWHVLLESVEGYASYGFRTGLFALFGIDRPLLDPYAKGQAPIFAAGEAGGVPGKCGFVHQGQVERVARECCRYFLWVGCKGRTLQESWRQCGFAGASVPVPPAIRSMKDMVKTMHRHGIEVLLEVVFTHTAEGGAECQMISIHGIDGSSYYIADGIVGCKASVLNCNHPVTQRLILDSLRHWVLDFHVDGFCFINAPFLVRGPGGEGLSRPPLLEAIAFDPVLSKTKIIADPWSPLDISNVQFPFPHWKRWAEMNTRFSMDVRKFLKGEALISDLATRLCGSGDLFSSRGPAFSFNYVSRNSGLTLVDLVSFSSDELGSEFSWNCGEEGPSENNAVLQTRLRQIRNFLFILFVSLGIPVLNMGDECGHSTAGSTSYEDRGPLNWKALKTIFVKEVTGFISFLSALRSRRADIFQRREFLKLENIHWYGSNLSEPQWEDPTSNFLCMHINPELGENTPDSVRGDLYICFNANEESVSATLPALAEGSMWLRLVDTSLAFPGFFSSESNPKVHQVPGFSSYQVKAHSCVLFELKRVLS
- the LOC117849859 gene encoding isoamylase 2, chloroplastic isoform X1 codes for the protein MASSLPAPPAPPHASWRGLLPPRRPPARSGPLLARAAARSCRYRFRTDDDGVVDVAVAGEDGGGGAGYAVAVEVPARGREGGLVLRAEGSGEGIPLAPSPAPGGGALAAELSYGGARAPFHVSFLLADAAGAEIRTHRGTSFRVPVGVGRGRPAPLGLSLSGDGAANFAVYSKSAKGVVLCLFDGRGAGGGDEPALEIELDPYVHRTGDVWHVLLESVEGYASYGFRTGLFALFGIDRPLLDPYAKVIGNFVPDDTVNDEGLAVPSVRCLASLLNAPSYNWGRDKHPSLPLEKLVVYRANVALFTKDKSSGLPENVAGTFSGLAAKVEHFKSLGVNAVLLEPVFPFHQVKGPYFPYHFFSPMNLYSSERSSLSAIRSMKDMVKTMHRHGIEVLLEVVFTHTAEGGAECQMISIHGIDGSSYYIADGIVGCKASVLNCNHPVTQRLILDSLRHWVLDFHVDGFCFINAPFLVRGPGGEGLSRPPLLEAIAFDPVLSKTKIIADPWSPLDISNVQFPFPHWKRWAEMNTRFSMDVRKFLKGEALISDLATRLCGSGDLFSSRGPAFSFNYVSRNSGLTLVDLVSFSSDELGSEFSWNCGEEGPSENNAVLQTRLRQIRNFLFILFVSLGIPVLNMGDECGHSTAGSTSYEDRGPLNWKALKTIFVKEVTGFISFLSALRSRRADIFQRREFLKLENIHWYGSNLSEPQWEDPTSNFLCMHINPELGENTPDSVRGDLYICFNANEESVSATLPALAEGSMWLRLVDTSLAFPGFFSSESNPKVHQVPGFSSYQVKAHSCVLFELKRVLS